A segment of the Toxotes jaculatrix isolate fToxJac2 chromosome 2, fToxJac2.pri, whole genome shotgun sequence genome:
CGCCACAGAAACCACCCAGCTCACCTCCGATGCCCACCAAAGCTATAGGACCGACGCatactgaacacacacgcacacacacacacacacacacacgttcagcTCACACCTGACAGTTAACCACAGCTACAGtatcaaccacaaacacacacagctccaccaCAATCACCAGACTGacacatactgcacacacacacacacacacacacacacacacacacacacaagcatcacTTTCTTTTCAGTTCATCCGCAGCAGTAATTAttaataccacacacacacacacacacacaccagcaaaccATCACTCTGACAGTTAGCATGGACTCACCAGCTCAGCCcaaacttttctctctctgaatttcaaatttatgaggaaagagtggagaagaaggagaaaacgaacgaggaggagagaaaaacaaacactgaacgATTCTTTGATCACTCGTTAGACAGAATGCAAACAAACATGAGCCCAGCTTTAATACGCAGAGTAACATCCACCTGCAGAGTGACAGACAAGCTCAGTGTTACTCTCATATCAGATACACCTGATAACAATCATCATGTCCCAAACACTATCAGGAGCATGGACCAGGACTTAAACAGGGACTCACCAACTGTCTCACAGCAGGCCGGTATTAAAGTTTCAGGAAGTTGCCAAAACGCAGAGACATTCACTAAATACAGTACAAGCTGGTTTTACCTGTAAAAggtgtaaacacacatttttatttatttttttatttcaaaagtcCTGAAGAAAGGTCATGAAAATCTCTAAACCTGAGCACAAAAATAACGCGGTGACGGAAAAGCCTTACAAATGATCCTGTCACGTCCGTTTGGAAGCTGGCGTCTGGAGCTTCAGGAGCAGGAAGTTAAATACTGAATGGTGGAAATGGAGGATGAACCCCgagctgtgaaagagagaaacaagagtAACGCTAAAGATGTGCAATGAATTTTAACAGTAATGCTTTTGTCTTTGTGCCATAGTCGACTGAGGCATAAAATTGGGTTTTCGCTCTTTACATTTGCTTGTATTTACTTTTCTTCAGTGTGTTGGTGTGAGCACCAGCACAGACCTGAGGAAGGCTGCTGTCCAAACATTGGCTTGAGATCCACGTTTTTGTTCTGCTGTAGCAGAAATCTAAAAATGAAGGAAGCCATAGCGTGCTCTGTACTTTTCAGCGTGTGTTGTAGCTGCACAGCCAAGTTTCTGTTTTCCGCATCCgtgtcacattttaatattttatttattaacaagGAAATAAATTCCTTGTGTCTAGAACGTAAACATTTGTGGATGTTGTTAATCAGTCGCTCAGAAACTTGATGAGAAACAGGCTGCCTCCGTTTAGCTCGCTGGGAAACAGCTGTGGAGgcttccctctctgctctgcactgaGCAGAAGCAGGTCAGTGATCCCGTCTGTCAGATCTGTGAGGAGCTGATAGGAGTAACCGGGGGTGGAGGTGTTTTCCTCTATACCCTCATGaacatcacccccccccccccccacccctcctaaATGTGGAGAGGGCAGCTCGCACTGGAACAGGTGCCAACAATTGAAACCTTTACAAACCATCAAACTATCACAAGACTCCAGGACAGTTTGAGTAAGATTCCTGAGGGTTAGTGTTGATGGATGTGGCCTGCAGCCGCCTTTAGCCTGTCAGCTTCCTCTGCCGTCCCGTGCGGCGGCAAGGCAGCTGAGGTTTCAGTCGGGGGAAGACGTCGGGTTCAAAGTCCTCAGATTCTCCTTGTCTTCCGTGAGGAGACACTGGAACCTGTGCAGCTGCTCACGATGAATCTGAATCATGTTTTTGCACAGAACAGCATCCTCGGTCCATAAACTCCACATAATCACGCTCTGCTTCAGTTTCTCAGTAGGAACAGTGATTAGTCACATTACATGTTATTAATACTGCTCCATTGTGGGTTTGCTGTGAtgctcctcctctttccatcttcctctctcctcttctccttcacttCTTCCTCCCTGTGTTCAGCTCGATCCACCGTTCCTCCCACGTGTGAAGGACTGAGCTCCTGTGTTCACACTGAGCTGTGGCAGCCGTTCAGCACAGTCCTCCTCTTGTTGTTACCctaaaggacacacacacacacacacactcacacacacacactcacacacacacacacagtgattgaGCCccgttttgtttgtttttagctttcactttgttttgtgaGAAAGTAAAATGCTGTACATGTCGTGCAAACTGTATGTTTAGATTTCACTGTATTTCTTTGAGTTGGTCGAAAATATGAACACttgggtttttctttctttttcttcttcttctgtttgtctctgtagatttgcttttcattgtttttgtttttcttatttatgtTGTTAATGAAGGGAGGATATTGATATCCAGAGTCTTACGTGTTCGCGTGGCAGCAGTTTTGTGGATTATACAATTCTCATAGCAGCTGGAAAGCAGTACAACAATCAGGCTGATTAGTTGGGGTGTCGTTTTCCAAgaataacacttttttttttgttgttgttctttattTGTCACACATGAGTAGCTCCCCAGCTCTGCTagtagaaaaaaacaggaacgttgtggttgtttgtgtcaacttttaatttttattaaaaaaggaaaaaaaaaaacttacatcCAACCAAACAGAATAATCTGCTAATAATCTCATTTTCTTTGATTActcaatcaaacacacactcaatatGTATTTATACATATCATGAGAATAAGAGCTAAATAAGTCTCTTCCATGGCTGTCCTCCACTTCCAGACTTACAATCGCAGGTTTCAGGGAATCTGaatgaaactaaactaaatcaGATCAGTTTGAggccacaggaagaaaaaatgtACCTAAATTAGATATCTTCATTTCTAACGTTTGAACTCACAGAACAGATTTTTATTccgttttgtttttaagtttgtCTTCCAATTTGAATCTAACTTTGAATTAAACAGATCTTTTAAAGTTTTTCCCATGAAGCAGAAGCTCTGTTTTCACCAAAGGAATCTTCACTCGATTCGGTTTTTGTGCTTCATGTCATGTGATCACTGAAACAtcacactgtcaaacacaaatCCCTCATGTCTTTCTGTTGAACCAAACATTCAGCAACAGTGTCTGAGTGAATGCAGCGTGAAGCCTGAAACACATAAACCTGGAGTCAAGGAACTTCCACTGTTTGACCTAAAACAACAAGAACTGATGTGTGAATATAGAAACCAGAGTTGACAATAATATTGaagcattattttatttattttatttttcttatctttttaaTAATTGATTAACGACTAGCTGGTATGTCAAGGAGATGTATAGAATTTTAGATGTGAGCCGTTTTGacaatgaaaagacaaaatggcaGACCTGCTGTACATACACGCAGTGACACAGTACATAGAGATGTTAGAGGTTTTCTGTTCTTAGCATGGACTAACTGTGTGCGTCTGTCAGGCAGACGTGTGGGGAAATTAACCTGATGTActgttgtaaaataaatgtttccGATGCTTCAGAGCCTCTTTTCTCCTCGTGAGCTTCTTTGAGTGAAAAGCCGAGGTTTGCATTTATGACGTGTCCACAGTACACGTAACGGGACCGAGACTGCTGCCTGGTGGGACGCCACAAAGCACGGTATCAGTTCCGATACAAGATCAGGAACTTATGAGTTCACTTTTTCCACGCAGCAAAGGGCCCGGGGCCCCCGGCAGTGAGGACTCAGCCTCAGTGGCACACGCTGTACCGCCAAACCTCTCACTGttcatttgaaattttcagCTTTTGTCCTGATAAAGTTGTTTTGTTGCCATAAAACATTCAGACCATGGATGTGAGCATGTAGGAGGCACTGATAACAGGTAGGGGACCAGAGGGTGGTGTGTAGTGTTTCAGTCAAAGTATGAATTTTAATTGTTagaaatacagtacattaataAACTCTTCTTATATCTGTTTACATCTACAGTATATACCGTATTGTATTTATACcgtattaaaaaaaaggttaggTTAGGGGATTAAAAAAACCTGTACAGGTCCCGTCTGCTCACACTAACAAAAGTGTCTCAAAATTATTATGGAAATGATGAGACAATGTGAAAATGCACCAGTTAGCACATTGAAGAGgacagtgtctgtctgtgtgtgtgtgtgtgtgtgtgtgtgtgtgtgtgtgtgtgtgtgtgtgtgtgtgtgtgtgtgtgtgtgtgcagcagaaaGAGCACAGCCTGGCATGGTCTTAATCTGTCCGCATACCAGCCATTGCCTGATATGGTGTGTgagtttaagtgtgtgtgtgtgtgtgtgtgtgtgtgtgtggggatcATTTCAGAAGCGCTGAAAACTgaccccaccccccgcccccaacgtgtcctctctctctccctcactcactcacacacacacacacacacacacacacacacacacattgctgtGGATGGCGAGGAGGCTGCGGACAAACAACTTGTGTGGAAAAAGAGGAATGAAGTGAGTGTTGGACGAGCGAGGGAGGAAGAGAATTGGAAGCAGacgagagagcgagaaagagggACGGGCTCTGTCCTCATGTCCCGTCCAGGCAGATTTAGTGTCAGCGTTCGGTGTCACGGGAGCTGAAGAGGAGAACGCAGACTGGCTCCTGCTTCACTTTTCCTCTCAGACTTAAAACTTCCTTCCTTTAACAGACTGACCTCGATGTGACTTCTCGCCCTCAGCTTGTGGATGTTTCATCAGTGTGATTTCTCTCGCTGAGACACTGGACCTTAAAGGTCTCAGGCGTCTCTCCTTTGAGCTTGTCTTGCTGCTGACAGCTGAGTGAGTCGGCTGTTTCCAAAAGTGACTCTCAGTGTGGTGTCGCCCTCTGCGCTGTATGAGTTTTACAGTAAGTTCAATCCTCctggaaacataaaataaaactgcagctcATTGAACTTCATCGTAAGGAACATGTATAAgaaataattacatttaatcAGGTTAATTGTTTGAATTAAAACTCTGGGACTTGTCTGCAGATTGAAGTTCTCTGCAGGACTCTTTGGTTGCTGGATCTTGACTGAGCCGACAGACTGTGCTGGAGAAAACCGAGAAACACCAGAGCAGAAAGATAATGTGACTGAACACAGAGACGGGAAGGAAAATCAGACACCGGAGAAACTAAACTGAGAGACAACGGACGACAGATGCAGAGGAAGGTAAGtgaacttttcttttctattttttattttattttttgttgagatttcatctctttcatctttttgtgTCCTTCACAATGTGTCAGATTCATATTCAGCTTTCTGAGCAGTCACTAGCCTCAGATGATTGACTTTACATGTGGACAGGATCATGCTGATAATGCAGTGATGTAGTAATCAGGTGCTGTGTTCACGAAACCTGTGACGTCCGATCTTTGAGCTGAGTCTGCAGTTTTCTGGAAAACAAAGATCACGAACACGTCAGTGAATCTGGTGAAATGAGCGTCTGAGTTATTTCCATTGGACTGAATGGTAAAGTCATGAAAACATGGAGCTGCGTGATGTTCACTCATTATAAACATCATGTGTAGAGTGTCAGCTACAAACTGAAGGATGTTGTTCAGCAGCTGTTGATCAAATATCTGAGCTTCCTTCTCTGCCAGGTGATTTTTATAGAACTGAATAAAAACCAGTGGCTGCTGAGGAGAAGAGCGCTGACTGGTCGGGGTCCGAGGTCTCAGCTGTGTCCAGTTTCTTCCAAGCCGACAGGCCTGCTTTCTGACCCGCAGCAGGCTCAGCTGGTTGTTCTGGTGTCCGCAGGAGGAGGTGAAGTTTGGCGGAGCGGCCATGTCTCTGCCCGTGGACCTGAGCTGCCTGCAGGGCGGCGGCGGGGGAGCGGAGCGTGAGGCGGCGCTGGCGACGCTGGAGAAGCAGCTGATCTGCCCGATCTGCCTGGAACTGTTCAACAAGCCGGTGGTGATCCTGCCCTGCCAACACAACCTCTGCAGGAAGTGTGCCAACGAGCTGTACCAGGTGTGTGAGGCCacctgtgtgtacacacagctctgtgtgtgctgtgtgtgtgtgtgtgagcaggaacACACTCATCTTTCATCACACACTTTTTATATCATGGGGCTTTACAGCACTgttggtaacacacacacacatttagaacAAAACCcacatcaggtgtgtgtgtgtgtgtacagtggaTTATCAGTGTCTAAAATTGGATGTGTGGATGTTTAACTGGTTTGCTCATGAAAATAACCTGCTACGACCTATATTATACTGCCATTGTTcagaccgtgtgtgtgtgtgtgtgtgtgtgtgtgtgtatgtacgtgtgtgtgctcTTCCACATACACATGTCCTCACGTGtgtttttgcgtgtgtgtggtatgtgagGAGGAAACCTAATAGACTCCGTTCCCAGTGTCATGCTCATGTTCGTGACCTTTGACACTGAGAGGGCTctgctgcaaaacacacacactcacgaaCACACACTGATTAGCATACATGTAATAAAAAGATTTAGTTCTCACCTGCCCCCTCGGTCCctacctgaacacacactgcttttcaTCCCCATAAtgcctcagtgtgtgagagcacAGCTCAGTCTTCCCTCTTCCCCTGTTTTTAACGTCCAACACGACACGATCTCCGtcgtctctctctcagtctggatctggatcagaaaaccacagacagaaacCTGCGGGTCTCAAAGGTCAAACTGGTTCCTGGTTTAGCATTTGATGAAATGACGATCACGGTGGTGTGAGGAGGGACAAACAATCACCCTTTGGCTTTGATACCCTGTGAGTCTGCAGCTGAAGGGTGGGTTATCTTTATCATCACCACTGGAGACATTTGTAACTCGTCCTAAACCAGGTCTCTCTGAGTCCTCAGGCCCCAGTGTTTGTCTCATTACCAGTCCCTGTCAGACCAGCTCTGATCCCTCAGCCAggcccagcagcagctgaggctTATTAAAGCCACTATTTCAGGACGCTTCACCCCTCTAACCTTCCATCCGTCTCTCTGCtcatttgtccttttcttcactcctctctctgtctctctgtccccacTGACTCTCACTTCTCTgatctctgtctgcttctgcaCAATCTTCTCTCCTTATCTCTTATTTCCTGTTGCTGTTGTAATTGTCTGTCCAtacttctgtctttttgtctcgtTTAAAGACCAGGAGCATTTAAACAGTTTCACCATCCGACTTCCCCCAAAACATGAACTGTTggttttacattactgtttgtgtacaaatgaaacaaacaaaacaatatgtgTTAGTGCTGGTTGGTGGATGTTTACAACTGTTTCCCACTAAGCTACGCTGAACGTTTGCTGGCTTTAGCTCCACAgagacatttaaattaaaaccaaacagGAATCGGAGAACGGAAAAGACgagtgtgtgacacagaaatttaatttccagtggacagactgacacagaAAAGTATCTCAGCCTTCACTCgtcaaaataaacagttttattgttttcttagTGAAATGAAGCCATCATTAAAACTCagcacaaataaataacaataaaaaaaaaacctacatgCACAGGAAGCAAACAACATagaacaacaacatcaacaaagcAACGTAAGATGAAAACAGTTTCACAGAGATCTCACAGCTCAGGTCCATCAGTCACTGGTCGTGACCAAGCCTCTGTCCAGCATCAGTGTTCTGTCCTGAAGGTCTCCAGGTCAACGAAGAAAGTCTCTTTGACAATAAATAAACTGCAGGGAGATCTGAGAGGCCTCCAGGTGTTCAGAAATCATTTATCAAATTTAATgagattgttttttctttctcttcctggtAGAAATTCTCACTCACATGCAAAATAACCTCAATGTGAAACAGGTCGACGGaggtgtgtgttatttttacacATTCTCCACCCGTGACACTGACTGATGAATAACTCTGCTGCTAATTGTTAAATTCCCAGCATGCAGCTGTGTTGAATGAGAACAAACTCCAACTGTTGGGTGTTGAAAGGCAGATGGAGATGTacagctgatgcacagctgatgcacagctgatgcacagctgatgcacagctgatgcacagctgatgcacagctgATGTACAGCTGATGTacagctgatgcacagctgatgcacagctgatgcacagctgatgcacagctgatgcacagctgatgcacagctgATGTACAGCTGATGTacagctgatgcacagctgatgcacagctgatgcacagctgatgcacagctgatgtacagctgatgcacagctgatgcacagctgatgcacagctgatgcacagctgatgcacagctgATGTACAGCTGATGTacagctgatgcacagctgatgcacagctgatgcacagctgATGTACAGCTGATgcacagtgcagcagaaatgatctctgttatgtttacatttctaatgtttatttgttgttcctGTCCAGCCGTCCCTGTTCCAGGCTCGGACCACCATGCTGGTGAACAGCGGCCGTTTCCGCTGTCCGTCCTGCAGACACGAGGTGGTGCTGGACCGCCACGGTGTCTACGGCCTTCAACGAAACCTGCTGGTGGAGAACATCATCGACGTCTACAAACAGGAAGCCAGCAACAGTGCACCGAGGTGAGGAGAGACAAGTGATGTAAAATACACTGACATGTATGAAGGTCATGATGTTCAGGttcagagaggtgtttctattattttgtccaccccgtTCTTACAAACCAGCAGTGGAGCGTACGTACGTGTTTCTCCCATCTTTCTGCAGCGCCctccctcctccgcctcctcctcagctgaCGTGCTCAGACCATGAGGGTGAGAAGGTGAACATCTACTGTCTCACCTGTCAGGTTCCCACCTGCTCCCTCTGTAAAGTGTTCGGGGCTCATCAGTCCTGTCAGGTGGCTCCTCTGACAGACATCTACCAGCAGCAGAAGGTACGTAGTGATACACACTGCAGCGCTGGCTGCTCTGTGTGAGAGACAAGAGTTTGTTAGATACcaaatttaaatgtattgtgCGATGAAACAGTcaataaacaaatcaaactTTATTCATGTAGCACCATTAATACAGGTGAGTGCACTTCAAGGTGCCTTACAGGTGAAGTCCTTGAGACTAATCTGcaccacaaataaaaataatgaaaatttaataataaaataagttgaaaatattaaatttaggaggttaaaatgtaaatttgtgaGCCTTTGATCAGgtttctctttgaaaattgaatcgaaggcaactggacatatgtttgtctgggaagacgtttcgcctcttatccaaggggcttcatcagttcatacacatcggtctatctagtccgcactagtctgactagTCTGACCGCACTAGTCAGACTAGTcagagaacattcacagacattcacagaacattcacagacactttGATCAGGTTAACTAACAAATcaagttcttttgtttttgctcctcAGGACGAGCTGAGCGAAGGAGTCAGTTCTCTGGTGGCCGTTAACGATAAAATCCAGGCTCTGATTGACGAGGTGGAGGAAACCTGCAGAACCATAGAGGTGTGTGACCTCAGACCTGCGAGTCCCTTTGCTGCCGCATGTGTTTAAATGAacaaacttactttttagtgtTAAACACACCGTGTTTCATTCTGTGCATTGATCTTCATCCTGCTCTCAACAGGAAAACTCTAAGGCTCagaagcagagtgtgtgtgacaagtTCAGCCGCATGTTTTCCATCCTGGAAGAAAGACACAAGGTCGggttttattcttctgtttgaTTCGAGCTGTGACAAGTACAGAGccagttaaacacacacacacacacagcagctgtaataGCAGTCATATAGAAAACAGCCATACTGTAATACGACTGACGACTGTGGTGTATGAAAAGAATATATTCTGAAAAATGTAATGGCAGCAGAAGTAGCTGCAGtaacaccatcatcatcatcatcatcatcacctttGAAGGCAATGACGCAGCGAATCAGCTCTGAGGAGGATGAGAAGACGAGCCATGTCCAGGCGTTGGTTCGTTGCTATGGAGACAGCGTGGAGGCCAACACCAAGCTGATGGAGAGAGCGGAGAGCAGCATGGAGGAGCCGGACATGGCTGCTTTCGTCCAGGTGAGTGGTGATGGGGCTCGTCACTGTCAGCAGTGCAAAACGTTTTGAACCAAATTTccatgaaaatgatcatttaatCGCAATTTAatcataatttaatatttatttatttatatggatTGGAGATTGTCATCTCTTTTTTCTCAGGaataaacacatacagtttAAATATGCAGTGACACAGTATGTTACAGGTGAAGGTTtgtaaaaactgtgaaatgatCTGCGTCTGAaactctgtcttctcttttttcctccttcttccGTCAGAATTCAAGAGAACTGATCACAAAGTGAGTGTTGTTCCTTTACATCATGTCTTTAAATCCTCTGTTCCATACGTGCATGTGCTGGATTTTATATAGACTTTTTGTTTTAGACCgtttgttgtcttttctgtctctgttgtttacggtgacttgttttgttttgtttttcatcaaaatcagctgcctgtctttatttttcccCTTCCTTCCACCTCCTGTCCTCCAcgtctcttcttctgtcctcaGAGTCATAGCAGCGACCAGCTCCTGTCCGACTGAGACACTGAAACCAGGTTACGAGAATATGAGCGACTACAGATTTAACTttagaggacaggagagagctcTGAAGAGCATCGACTTTATTAAAGGTAAGAAAAAGGATGACAGGACGTCtgagaaattttatttttataagttATAGTATTTGCATCGGAGGAAAATGAGCTGCAACAAAATCACCACCAATAAAAATATAGTTTTGACTTTTAACTACAAAGAAAAAGCATCATATTTTATCTACATCTGCAGTGAAATGTGTAAAGCTACCTGACTGCAGCACAAAGCACTAATTATTTAAAGAGCGTGGTGTGTTTATGAAGACTGAGCTGTAAAGTTACCTGCCAGGAAGCAGAGTGCAGATGTAACACACGCTGGGTAACTTTATCTcctcagggttttttttggaTTTAAGGTCTATGATGAGTCTGCTCCAAAAATAGTTTGTTGCTGCAGAAGCTAAAGGGTCAGTGAGGAACGTCATCCTCAGTCCATATATAAAgataaatacagaataaaacacCAGAAAAGTTGTggaacattaacattaaatgtTGTTAAAGGATCATTTTATTGTCACTGCTGTTTGCAGTGCAGCACTGAAATATGTCAACACACTGTGACTTTATCACATAcataaaaatccaaacacacattcagtatCAACAGGTTCTGTTGTCTCTCTCCAGCTGTGGAGGATGTTCCTGAGGAACCGGAGGATGAACCAGAGCCTGAAGAACCCAACGAGCCCTCTGAGCCAAACTGCCACCAGGAAGCCTCCATCCAGAACCTGGAATCTGTTGTAGAACCAGTTAAAGAGACAATCCCAGCACCAGTGGAACCAgtacagacagcagcagcaacgcCAGCCCTGATTCCACCAGCCCCAGCACTGTTGAGAGACTCTGTGGAAGCTGCAGGCGCAGATCTGCAGCCAGAGGTTGACGACGCAGACTCGAATGACGAAGGATCAGGTCCGATtaagaatgaggaggaggaggagaaagctgAGGCAGAGGGATGTGCAGCTCCCGACTCTGTTAAAGGGGCAAACGTCTGTGAGCGCCAGGAGGGAATGAGCACTCAACAGGTAGAGTACCACACCTGCTGTAAAGAAAACAACCCGTATCAACTCAAAACCGCTTCTATAAAGATTCAGCATTTCcctcctcagtgtttctgtcaaaCACCAGTCAACACATTCAAGCTTCAGAGTCACTGTTCTGACACTATTTTCTACTGTCAGCGTGTAAGTGTTAATTATTAAGTTATTCTGAGATGACAAGTGTTGATTGGAaagtttgttagtttgttagtttCATCTGATAAATGAACTGTTAAATTTGAGAAAATTACAAATCAAATCTCCTGAAGCTCCTGTCCTGTATCTACAGGACTTTatccactgctgccacatgatggGCTGTTCGGATAATTACACGGATAGGCAGTTGTACAGGTGtccctaataaagtgctcagtgagtgtgtaATGGCCAGTGTTCAGCTGATGCCAGATGTATCCAGTAAAGGAGGCAGTGACTTATTAGTGACTCATTAGTAATCGTTCATGTTCATTTATCTGTGTTCCTTCACAAATCAGTGTGAGGGGGGAGGGGCAGAAAGCGATGCATGTGATTGGACGGCGCAGAGAGAGACGGAGCAAAAACAAGAAGctcaggatgaagaggaagaaatcCAGATGAAGGAGGGGACGGATGCTCTGTTTTACCCCAGCTGGTTCAAACCAGGCTGCCGGTGCAGGGTCAGTCCTGCTCCGTCTGCTCCTGATCCACACCAGACTGAGATCCAAGAGCAGGGCATGTCTTACCCCAGCCAAGCTCCAGGTCCAGAACCTGCTCTCTTCTCCCACCTACAGCCACAACAGCTCCCGCCCTCCactcagcttcaggctcagccatgttttcctctccttcaaCCTCCACACTGGTCAGAAAACCAGTCCCAGAATCTGCCCCCTATTCGTGAATCCCAGTCTCAGCCCCATAAGATTCCTGTTGAACTGGGCGTTGGTTTAATACCTGTTCCTGAAGCTCAGCTCGTGAAGCAGACAGCAAGAGAAACTGGGATAACTGAAGAggaaaatgaggaggaggaggacatgcagGGCTGGGTGTGTCTGCCTGGGACTGTGGATAAAAGTTTCAGCCTGGTGGGGGGTAGTTTTGATCTTGGAGACAGTAGTTTAGATAATTTTTccaatgataataatgatgctACATTGCACATACCACCAGAGGAGACCAGTACAGGGAGGTATAAGGCCAACTTTAAGCTCAGTGATAGAAGGGTAGAGGatgcaggagagaaagagaagcttGAAGAAGGTGTTTTAGGACCTAATGGTGCTTCGGAGATGGAAGAAGAAGGGCTGGGAGAGGGAACTGTTGAAGCTGAGGTGATGGATGCTGACACCCTGCATGTCGGAGATCACGGTGTGGAGAGCACGAATATCTTGACACATGGAGACGGAGCTGCAGAGTTCGAGGCTGGTAGTTCGATGTTtgcagaaaataaagaggaggGCGACGAGAACAGCGAGCAGCCTGAAGACTTTAATCCCACAATGGAAACAAGTGCTGCTGaaactgaagagagaaaaagctcctgtgtctctctccaggtCAGtgtcctcatcatcatcatcgtcgctGCCTTCATCGACCAGGCTCTTGCACTTCGCCCACCTGCTGATGTGGCTAC
Coding sequences within it:
- the trim101 gene encoding tripartite motif containing 101 isoform X2; this encodes MQRKQEEVKFGGAAMSLPVDLSCLQGGGGGAEREAALATLEKQLICPICLELFNKPVVILPCQHNLCRKCANELYQPSLFQARTTMLVNSGRFRCPSCRHEVVLDRHGVYGLQRNLLVENIIDVYKQEASNSAPSALPPPPPPQLTCSDHEGEKVNIYCLTCQVPTCSLCKVFGAHQSCQVAPLTDIYQQQKDELSEGVSSLVAVNDKIQALIDEVEETCRTIEENSKAQKQSVCDKFSRMFSILEERHKAMTQRISSEEDEKTSHVQALVRCYGDSVEANTKLMERAESSMEEPDMAAFVQNSRELITKVIAATSSCPTETLKPGYENMSDYRFNFRGQERALKSIDFIKAVEDVPEEPEDEPEPEEPNEPSEPNCHQEASIQNLESVVEPVKETIPAPVEPVQTAAATPALIPPAPALLRDSVEAAGADLQPEVDDADSNDEGSGPIKNEEEEEKAEAEGCAAPDSVKGANVCERQEGMSTQQMETETRSPAKTSPPLSSSSSPSSLSEPPRRPSFCFSWLNPLHKKK
- the trim101 gene encoding tripartite motif containing 101 isoform X1, with amino-acid sequence MQRKQEEVKFGGAAMSLPVDLSCLQGGGGGAEREAALATLEKQLICPICLELFNKPVVILPCQHNLCRKCANELYQPSLFQARTTMLVNSGRFRCPSCRHEVVLDRHGVYGLQRNLLVENIIDVYKQEASNSAPSALPPPPPPQLTCSDHEGEKVNIYCLTCQVPTCSLCKVFGAHQSCQVAPLTDIYQQQKDELSEGVSSLVAVNDKIQALIDEVEETCRTIEENSKAQKQSVCDKFSRMFSILEERHKAMTQRISSEEDEKTSHVQALVRCYGDSVEANTKLMERAESSMEEPDMAAFVQNSRELITKVIAATSSCPTETLKPGYENMSDYRFNFRGQERALKSIDFIKAVEDVPEEPEDEPEPEEPNEPSEPNCHQEASIQNLESVVEPVKETIPAPVEPVQTAAATPALIPPAPALLRDSVEAAGADLQPEVDDADSNDEGSGPIKNEEEEEKAEAEGCAAPDSVKGANVCERQEGMSTQQCEGGGAESDACDWTAQRETEQKQEAQDEEEEIQMKEGTDALFYPSWFKPGCRCRVSPAPSAPDPHQTEIQEQGMSYPSQAPGPEPALFSHLQPQQLPPSTQLQAQPCFPLLQPPHWSENQSQNLPPIRESQSQPHKIPVELGVGLIPVPEAQLVKQTARETGITEEENEEEEDMQGWVCLPGTVDKSFSLVGGSFDLGDSSLDNFSNDNNDATLHIPPEETSTGRYKANFKLSDRRVEDAGEKEKLEEGVLGPNGASEMEEEGLGEGTVEAEVMDADTLHVGDHGVESTNILTHGDGAAEFEAGSSMFAENKEEGDENSEQPEDFNPTMETSAAETEERKSSCVSLQMETETRSPAKTSPPLSSSSSPSSLSEPPRRPSFCFSWLNPLHKKK
- the trim101 gene encoding tripartite motif containing 101 isoform X4, whose product is MQRKEEVKFGGAAMSLPVDLSCLQGGGGGAEREAALATLEKQLICPICLELFNKPVVILPCQHNLCRKCANELYQPSLFQARTTMLVNSGRFRCPSCRHEVVLDRHGVYGLQRNLLVENIIDVYKQEASNSAPSALPPPPPPQLTCSDHEGEKVNIYCLTCQVPTCSLCKVFGAHQSCQVAPLTDIYQQQKDELSEGVSSLVAVNDKIQALIDEVEETCRTIEENSKAQKQSVCDKFSRMFSILEERHKAMTQRISSEEDEKTSHVQALVRCYGDSVEANTKLMERAESSMEEPDMAAFVQNSRELITKVIAATSSCPTETLKPGYENMSDYRFNFRGQERALKSIDFIKAVEDVPEEPEDEPEPEEPNEPSEPNCHQEASIQNLESVVEPVKETIPAPVEPVQTAAATPALIPPAPALLRDSVEAAGADLQPEVDDADSNDEGSGPIKNEEEEEKAEAEGCAAPDSVKGANVCERQEGMSTQQAVTLLFYLLAFLVILQRVWAYIGCLIYT